In the Theobroma cacao cultivar B97-61/B2 chromosome 1, Criollo_cocoa_genome_V2, whole genome shotgun sequence genome, one interval contains:
- the LOC18612812 gene encoding F-box/kelch-repeat protein At3g24760, which produces MSDHNPKEPNINTLSIDLTELILSSLPIPSLLRASSVCKLWHSLISSPSFTSPSLSHPWFFLFGLHNTSSKNNQSFAFDPLSNTWFRLPHLDDSSSSSLLGSNGFFFTTTPKFSYTPVLKTTWRLTSPLKYSRINPLVGVFLDGSSGGYGFKFIVVGGVRFIGGLVDIEDRLAVEIYDPNHDSWELCPALPADFRTGNSSQSLSSALFKGKFYVFGIYSCFVSSFDLQDHVWSEVQTLRPPGVIFSFLISCNEMLVLAGMCNAPRGPSFNLWKIDERTMEFSEIAIMPQSLLYSLVDSEEDEKFASLKCVGMGNLIYVFNEEYHQKYPACLCEISAENGKCSWRRVPQLPSPVNKFHKVISFCSTVSLNHIFRQQEDVGPPQAMYH; this is translated from the coding sequence ATGTCAGACCACAACCCTAAAGAACCTAACATTAACACCCTTAGCATCGACCTCACCGAACTCATCCTCTCTTCCCTTCCCATCCCTTCCCTCCTCCGCGCTTCCTCTGTTTGCAAACTTTGGCACTCTCTCATTTCCTCCCCTTCTTTTACCTCCCCTTCCCTTTCCCATCCTTGGTTCTTTCTCTTCGGTCTCCACAACACTTCTTCCAAAAACAATCAATCCTTTGCTTTTGATCCTTTATCCAACACCTGGTTTCGTCTCCCTCACCTCGACGACTCCTCTTCGTCGTCTCTTCTCGGCTCCAATGGCTTCTTTTTCACCACAACTCCGAAATTCAGCTACACCCCAGTCCTCAAAACGACCTGGCGTTTGACCTCTCCGTTGAAGTACTCCAGGATCAACCCTCTTGTAGGTGTCTTCCTTGATGGTTCCTCCGGTGGGTACGGCTTCAAATTCATCGTTGTTGGTGGGGTCAGGTTCATCGGTGGCCTGGTCGATATCGAAGACAGGTTGGCAGTTGAAATATACGATCCAAATCACGATTCTTGGGAACTCTGCCCTGCTTTGCCAGCTGATTTCAGGACTGGAAACTCCAGCCAATCTCTGTCATCAGCCTTATTCAAAGGCAAATTCTATGTCTTTGGGATCTACTCCTGCTTCGTCTCTTCTTTCGATTTACAAGACCACGTGTGGAGCGAGGTTCAAACTCTCAGGCCACCTGGGgtcatcttttctttcttgatttCATGCAATGAGATGCTTGTTTTGGCTGGGATGTGCAATGCGCCACGCGGGCCGTCGTTTAATCTCTGGAAAATCGATGAGAGGACAATGGAATTCAGTGAGATTGCGATCATGCCGCAGAGCTTGTTGTATAGTTTAGTGGATAGCGAGGAAGATGAAAAATTTGCAAGCTTGAAATGCGTGGGAATGGGTAATCTCATTTATGTTTTCAATGAAGAGTATCACCAAAAGTATCCAGCTTGTCTCTGTGAAATCAGTGCTGAAAATGGAAAGTGCAGTTGGAGGAGAGTACCTCAGTTGCCCTCACCTGTTAACAAGTTCCACAAAGTCATTAGCTTCTGTTCAACAGTTTCTCTGAATCATATTTTTCGCCAACAAGAGGACGTTGGACCGCCACAAGCTATGTATCACTGA